The following coding sequences are from one Triticum dicoccoides isolate Atlit2015 ecotype Zavitan chromosome 4A, WEW_v2.0, whole genome shotgun sequence window:
- the LOC119285089 gene encoding actin-depolymerizing factor 5 has translation MAMAYKMATEGMNIKEECKRWFTEMKWKKVHRFVVYKIDERTRAVLVDKVGGPGEGYDELVAALPGDDCRYAVFDFDFVSVDNCQKSKIFFIAWSPAASRIRAKILYATSKQGLRRVLEGVHYEVQATERSEMGFDVIRERAQ, from the exons ATGGCAATGGCTTACAAGATG GCGACGGAGGGGATGAACatcaaggaggagtgcaagcggtGGTTCACGGAGATGAAGTGGAAGAAGGTGCACCGCTTCGTGGTGTACAAGATCGACGAGCGGACGCGCGCCGTGCTGGTGGACAAGGTGGGCGGCCCCGGGGAGGGGTACGACGAGCTCGTCGCCGCGCTGCCCGGCGACGACTGCCGCTACGCCGTCTTCGACTTCGACTTCGTCTCCGTCGACAACTGCCAGAAGAGCAAGATCTTCTTCATCGCATG gtcgccggcggcgtcgaggATAAGGGCCAAGATCCTGTACGCGACGTCGAAGCAAGGCCTGCGGCGGGTGCTGGAGGGGGTCCACTACGAGGTGCAGGCCACCGAGCGCTCCGAGATGGGCTTCGACGTCATCAGAGAGCGCGCGCAATGA
- the LOC119285090 gene encoding 26S proteasome non-ATPase regulatory subunit 4 homolog isoform X2, with protein sequence MVLESTMICIDNSEWMRNGDYSPSRFQAQADAVNLICGAKTQSNPENTVGVMTMAGKGVRVLVTPTSDLGKILACMHGLEVGAEANLAAAIQVAQLALKHRQNKRQQQRIIVFIGSPVTYDKKVLETIGKKLKKNNVALDVVDFGETDDEKPEKLEALIAAVNSSDSSHIVHVPPGDHALSDVLISTPIFTGEEGGSGFAASAAAAAATGATGYDFGVDPNVDPELALALRLSMEEERARQEAIAKKAAEDNKDQPSSSTDAIMAEAELTLNAPADVDADLLKDDDDAQLLQQALAMSMDEGASGAAAVADAAMAEAAADDQDLALALQMSVQDAEAAGQSDMSKVFEDRSFVTSILNSLPGVDPNDPSVKDLLASLHGQGEEEKKDKEDKPDISEDGKN encoded by the exons ATGGTGCTCGAG TCGACGATGATCTGCATAGACAACTCGGAGTGGATGCGGAACGGCGACTACTCGCCGTCCCGCTtccaggcgcaggccgacgccgtcaACCTCATCTGCGGCGCCAAGACCCAG TCGAACCCGGAGAATACGGTGGGCGTCATGACGATGGCCGGCAAGGGCGTGCGCGTGCTTGTCACCCCCACCAGCGACCTCGGCAAGATCCTCGCCTGTATGCACG GGCTGGAAGTTGGAGCTGAAGCAAACTTGGCCGCGGCTATTCAGGTTGCTCAGCTGGCGCTAAAGCATCGCCAGAATAAGAGGCAACAGCAGAGAATTATTGTTTTCATTGGAAG CCCTGTGACATACGACAAGAAGGTCTTGGAGACAatagggaagaagctgaagaagaataATGTTGCCCTTGACGTtgttgattttggtgaaactgatGATGAAAAGCCTGAGAAACTGGAAGCGCTGATCGCTGCTGTGAACAGCAGTGATAGCAGCCACATCGTCCATGTCCCTCCGGGTGACCATGCCCTTTCTGATGTTCTTATAAG cactcctatctttactggcgAAGAAGGTGGAAGTGGCTTTGCTGCTTCTGCAGCAGCTGCTGCAGCCACCGGAGCTACTGGATATGATTTTGGCGTGGACCCAAATGTGGACCCAGAGTTGGCACTTGCCCTACGGTTGTCTATGGAGGAAGAGCGAGCTAGGCAAGAGGCTATCGCGAAAAAGGCTGCAGAAGACAACAAGGATCAGCCCTCAAGCTCTACCGATGCTATTATGGCTGAAGCGGAACTTACCTTAAATGCTCCTGCTGATGTTGACGCAGATCTACTCAAG GATGATGATGATGCTCAGCTACTACAGCAAGCACTTGCTATGTCAATGGATGAGGGTGCTTCAGGAGCTGCAGCCGTGGCTGATGCTGCTATGGCAGAAGCTGCTGCAGATGACCAGGATTTGGCATTGG CTCTTCAAATGTCTGTCCAGGACGCTGAGGCGGCTGGTCAATCTGATATGAGCAAAGTGTTTGAAGACAGATCATTTGTGACATCCATCCTTAATTCG CTTCCTGGTGTTGACCCCAATGACCCATCTGTGAAAGATCTACTGGCATCTTTGCATGGCCAAGGAGAG GAGGAGAAGAAAGATAAGGAGGACAAGCCAGACATTTCTGAAGATGGGAAGAACTGA
- the LOC119285090 gene encoding 26S proteasome non-ATPase regulatory subunit 4 homolog isoform X1 — MVLESTMICIDNSEWMRNGDYSPSRFQAQADAVNLICGAKTQSNPENTVGVMTMAGKGVRVLVTPTSDLGKILACMHGLEVGAEANLAAAIQVAQLALKHRQNKRQQQRIIVFIGSPVTYDKKVLETIGKKLKKNNVALDVVDFGETDDEKPEKLEALIAAVNSSDSSHIVHVPPGDHALSDVLISTPIFTGEEGGSGFAASAAAAAATGATGYDFGVDPNVDPELALALRLSMEEERARQEAIAKKAAEDNKDQPSSSTDAIMAEAELTLNAPADVDADLLKDDDDAQLLQQALAMSMDEGASGAAAVADAAMAEAAADDQDLALALQMSVQDAEAAGQSDMSKVFEDRSFVTSILNSLPGVDPNDPSVKDLLASLHGQGEQEEKKDKEDKPDISEDGKN, encoded by the exons ATGGTGCTCGAG TCGACGATGATCTGCATAGACAACTCGGAGTGGATGCGGAACGGCGACTACTCGCCGTCCCGCTtccaggcgcaggccgacgccgtcaACCTCATCTGCGGCGCCAAGACCCAG TCGAACCCGGAGAATACGGTGGGCGTCATGACGATGGCCGGCAAGGGCGTGCGCGTGCTTGTCACCCCCACCAGCGACCTCGGCAAGATCCTCGCCTGTATGCACG GGCTGGAAGTTGGAGCTGAAGCAAACTTGGCCGCGGCTATTCAGGTTGCTCAGCTGGCGCTAAAGCATCGCCAGAATAAGAGGCAACAGCAGAGAATTATTGTTTTCATTGGAAG CCCTGTGACATACGACAAGAAGGTCTTGGAGACAatagggaagaagctgaagaagaataATGTTGCCCTTGACGTtgttgattttggtgaaactgatGATGAAAAGCCTGAGAAACTGGAAGCGCTGATCGCTGCTGTGAACAGCAGTGATAGCAGCCACATCGTCCATGTCCCTCCGGGTGACCATGCCCTTTCTGATGTTCTTATAAG cactcctatctttactggcgAAGAAGGTGGAAGTGGCTTTGCTGCTTCTGCAGCAGCTGCTGCAGCCACCGGAGCTACTGGATATGATTTTGGCGTGGACCCAAATGTGGACCCAGAGTTGGCACTTGCCCTACGGTTGTCTATGGAGGAAGAGCGAGCTAGGCAAGAGGCTATCGCGAAAAAGGCTGCAGAAGACAACAAGGATCAGCCCTCAAGCTCTACCGATGCTATTATGGCTGAAGCGGAACTTACCTTAAATGCTCCTGCTGATGTTGACGCAGATCTACTCAAG GATGATGATGATGCTCAGCTACTACAGCAAGCACTTGCTATGTCAATGGATGAGGGTGCTTCAGGAGCTGCAGCCGTGGCTGATGCTGCTATGGCAGAAGCTGCTGCAGATGACCAGGATTTGGCATTGG CTCTTCAAATGTCTGTCCAGGACGCTGAGGCGGCTGGTCAATCTGATATGAGCAAAGTGTTTGAAGACAGATCATTTGTGACATCCATCCTTAATTCG CTTCCTGGTGTTGACCCCAATGACCCATCTGTGAAAGATCTACTGGCATCTTTGCATGGCCAAGGAGAG CAGGAGGAGAAGAAAGATAAGGAGGACAAGCCAGACATTTCTGAAGATGGGAAGAACTGA